From Hydra vulgaris chromosome 15, alternate assembly HydraT2T_AEP, one genomic window encodes:
- the LOC136071995 gene encoding cytochrome b5-like: MSVKVFTLEEVRSHNNAKSCWLAIHDKVYDVTKFIDEHPGGEEVLLEVAGKDATSNFEDVGHSSDARDLLASYYIGDLHENDRSNYKPESKKDKKQDPQASSFPVWLTILSLSVIGVAFSFYMFYKN, encoded by the exons ATGAGTGTAAAGGTATTCACTCTTGAAGAAGTTAGATCACATAACAATGCAAAATCTTGTTGGTTAGCAATACATGACAAAGTGTATGATGTTACTAAATTTATAGACGAG CATCCAGGAGGAGAAGAAGTTCTACTAGAAGTGGCTG GAAAAGATGCAACATCTAATTTTGAAGATGTGGGACATTCTAGTGATGCAAGGGATTTGCTTGCAAGCTATTATATTGGTGATTTACATGAa AATGATCGATCAAACTACAAACCAGAGTCAAAAAAAGAT aaaaaacaaGATCCACAGGCGTCCAG ttttccTGTATGGTTGACGATTCTATCTTTATCAGTCATTGGGGTGGCCTTTAGTTTTTacatgttttacaaaaattaa